A genomic window from Sorex araneus isolate mSorAra2 chromosome 2, mSorAra2.pri, whole genome shotgun sequence includes:
- the LOC101542112 gene encoding patr class I histocompatibility antigen, B-2 alpha chain-like yields MWLLELLSIQPQLALVLALIQTGPHSLRYFLTAISPPGGGEPRFITVGYVDDTQFVHFDSDSASPRAEPRAPWAEQEGPEYWEEQTLLAKDAAKNYRLSLSNLRGYYNQSEADSHTLQRMSGCDVGSDGRLLRGYEQSAYDGADYLALNEDLRSWTAAAGTQAWRSQRKWEQEGQAEHHRNYLENICVPSLRRYLEHGKDTLLRKEAPRRHITCHPFSNREVTLRCWALGFYPAEITLTWQRDGEDLTQDTELVETRPSGDGTFQKWAAVVVPSGEEQRYTCRVEHQGLPEPVTLRWEPPSQPTILTVGLVLLGAVAFGAVVRAVICRKKRSGEEGVQYTQAANSNSAQGSDKSLKNPRV; encoded by the exons ATGTGGCTCTTGGAGCTCTTAAGCATCCAACCTCAGCTGGCATTGGTCCTGGCTCTGATTCAGACGG gcccccactccctgcggtACTTCCTCACCGCCATCTCGCCGCCCGGCGGCGGGGAGCCCCGCTTCATCACCGTGGGCTACGTGGACGACACGCAGTTCGTGCACTTCGACAGCGACTCGGCGAGTCCGAGGGCCGAGCCGCGGGCGCCGTGGGcggagcaggagggacccgagtacTGGGAGGAGCAGACGCTGCTAGCCAAGGACGCCGCAAAGAATTACCGGCTGAGCCTGAGCAACCTGCGCGGCTACTACAACCAGAGCGAGGCGG ACTCTCACACCCTCCAGAGGATGTCCGGCTGCGACGTGGGGTCCGACGGGCGCCTCCTGCGCGGGTACGAACAATCCGCCTACGACGGCGCCGACTACCTCGCCCTGAACGAGGACCTGCGctcctggacggcggcggcgggcacgcaGGCTTGGAGAAGCCAGCGCAAGTGGGAGCAGGAGGGTCAGGCTGAGCACCACAGGAACTACCTGGAGAACATCTGCGTGCCTTCGCTCCGTAGATACCTGGAGCACGGGAAGGACACGCTGCTGCGCAAAG aagcccccagaagACACATCACCTGCCACCCCTTCTCTAACCGggaggtcaccctgaggtgctgggccctgggcttctaccctgccgagatcaccctgacctggcagcgtgatggggaggacctgacccaggacacagagctggtggagaccaggccctcaggggatggaaccttccagaagtgggcggctgtggtggtgccttctggagaggagcagagatacacgtgccgtgtggagcaccaggggctgccggagcctgtcaccctgagatggg agcccccttctcagcccaccatCCTCACTGTGGGCCTAGTTCTCCTCGGGGCTGTGGCTTTTGGAGCTGTGGTGAGAGCTGTGATCTGCAGGAAGAAGCGCTCAG GTGAGGAAGGAGTACAGTACACTCAGGCTGCAA ACAgcaacagtgcccagggctctgaTAAGTCTCTCAAGAACCCTAGAG tgtGA